The Flavobacterium psychrotrophum region CGGCTGAAAACTGGTTTCTTTTTACTGCTGCCAGCTCAAGCTCGCTTTGCAACACGTTGCTCTGTGCGGTAATAACCTCCAGATATGTAGCCAGGCCACTTGCAAAAAGCTTATCGGCATTGCCTACTCCTCTTTGCAGGTTGGCTACACGTTCTGTTGCAAAAGTGCGCTCTTCTTTCAGCTTTTCTATTTCTGCCAGTGCATCAGACACCTCTCCTACTGCTACTAAAACCTGCTGCCTGAATGAGATAACCGCTTTTTCACGGTCTATTTTAGCTACTTCATATTGTGTTTTTAACCTCCTGCCCTGTAGCAATGGCTGCGTTAAACTACCTGCTACCAAACCGAATAAAGAGGCAGGCATATTAAACCAGTTGTCTGATTTAAAAGAGTTAACACCACCATTAGCTGTAATGTTAAGCGCCGGATACATAAATGCTTTTGCAATACCCACACGGGCATTTGCAGCATTAAGTTCATATTCCTGGGCTTTTACATCGGGCCTGTGGCTTAGTATGTTAGTGGGTACTCCTGTAGGCAGGCTGTCATGCAGCTGTGCAGTATCAAGCGTACCTCCTTTAGAAATTTCGGCAGGCATGGCACCTGTAAGCAGGCTAAGTGCATTTTCCTGAAGTATGGTTTCTTTTTCAAGTTGCGGCACTATTTGTGCAGCCCTTAAGCGCTGTGCCTCTGCCTGCTCTACCGCAAGATGGGTTACCTGACCCGCATCAAACTGGCGTGTAACCATGTTTACGGTATTTTCGCTAAGGTCACGATTCTTTTTAGCAACACTAAGCTGCGCATCAAGCATAAGCAGGTTATAATACCCCTGTGCCACAGCACTTACAAGGTTTGCCTGTATGGCTTTTTTGGCTTCCTCTGTTTTTAAGTATGTAGCAAGTGCTTCTTTTTTACGGCTGCTTATTTTACCCCAGATATCTGCTTCCCATGATAAGGTAGCCCCGGCATTATAATCTTCAATATGACTGGTATTCAAAAAATTATTAAGGCTTATACCGTTAAGGCTGTTTTGAGACGGTATGCTGGTGTTGGCCGTAACCGCAGCGTTAAACTGCGGTATCTGCCCCCATTTCGACTGTCTTAGCAACTGCCTTGACGCTTCGATATTCTTTATACCTATCTGTAAATCGTTGTTACCTTTAATAGCGCGGTTTATAAGTTCCTGCAACTGCGGATCTGTAAAAAACTTGTTCCACGGCATATCAGCAACCGTTGCCGTATCTTTAGAAAAAGCGTTTCTATAGGCTTCCGGCAGTCCATCCTGCGGTGCAGGTACATCTTTAGAGACCTTACAGCCCGAAAGTACCAGCACCAGCAACATTGTTATATATATACTATATGTTTTCATTACAATTACTTAATTAGTTCTAAGCCGTTATCTGCATGAACAGGCTCTTCTTCTTTTCGCGATACTTTTTCCTGAAGGTACTGGAACACGATGAACAATACCGGAATGATAAACAAACCTAATATTACACCTGATATCATACCACCTGCTGCACCTATACTAATAGAGTGGTTACCCTGCGCTGATGGCCCGGTAGCTCTCATCATTGGTACAAGGCCCACAACAAATGCAAGTGATGTCATGATGATAGGGCGAAGCCTAAGCTTGGCTGCTTCCAGCGATGATGCCAGTAGCGATTTGCCTGCCTTGCGCCGCTGTACAGCAAACTCTACAATAAGGATGGCGTTTTTAGCAAGAAGCCCGATAAGCATTACCAGTGCTACCTGTACATAAATGTTATTTGAAATACCTGTAAGGCCAATGGCTGCAAATACCCCGAAGATACCTGTTGGGATAGATAATATTACCGCAAACGGCAGTATATAGCTCTCATACTGTGCCGCAAGCAGGAAGTAGATAAAGATAAGGCTCAGGCCAAAGATCACGGCAGATTGACCACCCGATGTTATCTCTTCCCTTGTCATACCAGAGAACTCATAAGAGTAACCCGATGGCAGCGATTTTGCCGCAACTTCTTCTACCGCCCTAATAGCATCACCAGAACTGTAACCCGGTTTTTGTATGGCGTTTATACCCATAGAGTTAAACAGGTTGTAGCGCGATGCATTTTCAGGGCCATAAACACGTACCAGTTTTACCAGTGTGTTTACAGGCACCATTTCGCCAAGTTTGTTTTTTACAAACACCGCATCAAGCGACTCCGGTGTGGCACGGTTACCTTTATCGGCCTGAACCATAACACGGTAGTATTTACCAAATCGGTTAAAGTCAGATACCTGTGCACTACCGTAATAAGCCTGCACCGTTTGCATAAGGTCTTTTACACTTACGCCAAGTTGTTCTGCCTTTACATCATCAACCTCCATTTCAAACTGAGGATAATCTGCACGGAACGATGTAAATGCCACGGCTATTTCCGGGCGCTGCATCAATTCACCAATAAACTTGTTACCTACTTCGCTAAACTTGCCCAGTGAGCCACCGGTCTTATCCTGAAGCACCATATCAAGGCCATCCACGTTACTAAAGCCGGGAACGGTTGGGAACGTAAATACAAAGAAGTTAGCACCTTTAACAGCGCCAAGTTTTTGGCGTGCCTGGTCCATAATGGCATTAATATCTTTTACTTCTCCCCTCTCTTTCGATTCTTTAAGAAGGATAAATGCAACCCCAAATGATGGGCTTGATGACTGGGTGATTACATTAAATCCGGATAGTCCCATCAGGGTACGCTGAGATTCAAGTGTTTTTAAAGCTGCCTGTGCTTCTTCCATGGCCTGGCTGGTACGGTCTAACGATGTGCCCGCAGGCATAGAAAGTGATACGGCGATAAAGCCCTGGTCTTCACTTGGTATAAAGCCCGATGGTGTGGTTCTTACCATCCATACGGTAGCTGCAATTACTACTGCAAGGCCTGCAAGGCTGCCCCAACGGTAGCGTATTAAAAAGCGTAAGCTGCCTACATAACGGTTGGTTATCTTATCGAAACCGGAGTTAAAGCCTGTAAAAAAACGCTCTTTAAGGTTTGGTGTTTTGCCATCTGCTTTTTTAGGAGCATGCTGTTTAAGGAATAGCGCGGCAAGCGCCGGACTAAGCGTTAGTGCATTGATAGCAGAAATTACAATGGCTATGGCAAGCGTAAAGGCAAACTGCCTATAAAACACCCCTGTAGAACCCTGCATGAAACCTACCGGAAGGAACACAGCCGACATTACCAGTGTAATAGAGATAATGGCTCCTGTAATTTCGCTCATGGCAGATGTTGTAGCTGCCTTTGGCGGCAGGTGCCGGTGTTCCATCTTGGCATGCACGGCCTCGACAACCACAATGGCATCATCGACAACAATACCAATGGCAAGTACCAATGCAAACAGTGTAAGAAGGTTGATAGAGAAACCAAATACCGACATGAAGAAGAACGTACCCAATAGTGCCACCGGAACGGCAATAGCTGGGATTAGTGTAGAGCGGAAATCCTGAAGGAACAGGAACACTACTATGAATACCAGTATAAACGCCTCAATAAGGGTAGATTTTACCTGGTCTATAGAGGCATCAAGCATTACCTTAGTATTATATAGTATAAGGTGCTTTACCCCTTTAGGGAAATCTTTAGATGCTTTGGTAAGCAGTTTGTCTACCGCTATCTGAATATCATTTGCATTAGAGCCCGGCAGCTGCATAACTGCAATGTTTACGCCCGGCTTGCCGTTTACACGGGTAAAGTTACCGTAGCTGTAGGCGCCAAATTCTACACGGGCTACATCTTTAAGGCGCAGCATAGACCCATCTGGGTTAGTACGCACAATAATGTTGCCATAATCTGTAGGCTTGTTTAGCTTACCCTTATATTTTATTACGTATTCAAATGACTGTGTACTGTTCTCACCAAACTTACCGGGAGCTGCCTCAAGGTTCTTGTCCTGTATGGCCGCCATAACTTCCTGCGGGCTGATGTTGTAAGAGGCCATCTGACCCGGATTTAGCCATACCCTCATTGAGTAGTCTTTATTACCTCCAAAAATGATGGATTGCCCTACACCGGGAATCCTCTTAATCTCTGGGATAATGTTTATCTGGGCATAGTTAGCCAAAAATGTCTGGTCGTACTGCGACTCGTCTTCAGAGTACAGATCGGCCACCATAATAAGGCTGTTTTGCTGCTTGGCAGTAGTTACACCCGCCTGTATTACTTCGGCAGGAAGCTGGCTGGTAGCCTGCGCCACACGGTTTTGTACGTTTACCGCAGCCTGGTCTGGGTTAGTGCCAAGTTTAAAATATACGCTGATAACCAGCGATCCGTCGTTACTGGCAGTAGAGGTCATGTAACTCATGTTCTCTACCCCGTTTATTGATTCTTCCAGCGAAGGCGCTACCGACCGCAGTACGGTTTCGGCATTAGCACCGGGATACACCGCAGTAACCTGTACTGCCGGTGGTGCGATATCCGGAAACTGTGTTAAGGGCAGCGATGTAAGGCCTATTACCCCTAAAATAGCCAAAAGGATACTTATGACCGTAGCCAAAACCGGCCGGCCTATAAATTTTTGAAACATGTTTAATTGATGTTAAAGAGTTAGTTGTAAATTACTTAACGGCAACTTCAGGTGTTATTTTTTCAGGTACGATAACCGCACCATCCTGCAGGCTTTCAAAGCCTTTATACACAATTCTGTCACCGGCTTTAAGGCCGTCTTTAATAAGGTAATCAGTGCCCGATTTGCCCAGTACATTTACAGGTATCTTGGTAATTTTGTTGTCTTTGTCTACAGTATATACAAATATTTTATCCTGTATTTCTGCCGTAGCAGCCTGCGGAATAAGTACTGCGTTAGCAAACGGCAGGCCTATTTTTACCTTACCTGTATTACCTGAACGCAACAGCCCTTTAGCATTAGGGAAACTTGCCCTTAGCGTAATGGCACCGGTAGATTTGTCGAACTGGCCGTCTACCATATCTACTTTACCTTTTTGCTCATACTCGCTGTTGTTAGAAAGTACCAGTGCAAGTGGCGGTAGTTTCTTAATTTTATCCGCCAGGGTATTTCCTTCATATTTATCACGGAAAGCCATAAAATCAGACTCACTTAGTGAGAAGTAAGCATGAACCTCAGCAATGTCAGACAGTGTGGTAAGTGGTAGCGGATCTGCGGCAGATACAAGGCTGCCCTGTTTTTTAGGCAAACGGGTAATGTAGCCGCTAACAGGTGCTGTAACTAAAGTATAACCAAGGTTTATCTTAGCCGAAGCTACCGCTGCCTGTGCCTGCCTATTATTGGCTTCTGCTATTTTAAGCGATGCTTTAGCCGATTTAAGCTGGTATTCAGATATTACTTTACCCTCTACCAGTGGCGAAAGTTTTTCAACTTCAAGCTTAGCGTTGATAACAGCAGCTTCAGAAGCATTTAGTGTACCTGTAGCGTTGTTAAGCGCCTCGCGGTAGCGGCTGTCCTGTATCTTGAATATAGGCTGGCCAGCTGCTACATAAGCACCTTCGTCTACAAATATTTTTTCAAGGTAGCCATCTACCTGTGGGCGTATCTCTACATCGGTACGGCCCTCAAGCGTTACCGGATATTCCTGCCAGGTAAAAGCATCGTGCTGTGTTACAGCATATACAGGCAGTGATGGAGCCTGTGCAGCCTGTGGTGCGGCGGTTTCGCCTTTACAGCCGTATAATAGTACAAGGGCTGCTAAAGCTATAGCGTGTATTATGATAGTTTGCTTCATAACGAA contains the following coding sequences:
- a CDS encoding TolC family protein, with the protein product MKTYSIYITMLLVLVLSGCKVSKDVPAPQDGLPEAYRNAFSKDTATVADMPWNKFFTDPQLQELINRAIKGNNDLQIGIKNIEASRQLLRQSKWGQIPQFNAAVTANTSIPSQNSLNGISLNNFLNTSHIEDYNAGATLSWEADIWGKISSRKKEALATYLKTEEAKKAIQANLVSAVAQGYYNLLMLDAQLSVAKKNRDLSENTVNMVTRQFDAGQVTHLAVEQAEAQRLRAAQIVPQLEKETILQENALSLLTGAMPAEISKGGTLDTAQLHDSLPTGVPTNILSHRPDVKAQEYELNAANARVGIAKAFMYPALNITANGGVNSFKSDNWFNMPASLFGLVAGSLTQPLLQGRRLKTQYEVAKIDREKAVISFRQQVLVAVGEVSDALAEIEKLKEERTFATERVANLQRGVGNADKLFASGLATYLEVITAQSNVLQSELELAAVKRNQFSAEVRLYKALGGGWQ
- a CDS encoding efflux RND transporter permease subunit; protein product: MFQKFIGRPVLATVISILLAILGVIGLTSLPLTQFPDIAPPAVQVTAVYPGANAETVLRSVAPSLEESINGVENMSYMTSTASNDGSLVISVYFKLGTNPDQAAVNVQNRVAQATSQLPAEVIQAGVTTAKQQNSLIMVADLYSEDESQYDQTFLANYAQINIIPEIKRIPGVGQSIIFGGNKDYSMRVWLNPGQMASYNISPQEVMAAIQDKNLEAAPGKFGENSTQSFEYVIKYKGKLNKPTDYGNIIVRTNPDGSMLRLKDVARVEFGAYSYGNFTRVNGKPGVNIAVMQLPGSNANDIQIAVDKLLTKASKDFPKGVKHLILYNTKVMLDASIDQVKSTLIEAFILVFIVVFLFLQDFRSTLIPAIAVPVALLGTFFFMSVFGFSINLLTLFALVLAIGIVVDDAIVVVEAVHAKMEHRHLPPKAATTSAMSEITGAIISITLVMSAVFLPVGFMQGSTGVFYRQFAFTLAIAIVISAINALTLSPALAALFLKQHAPKKADGKTPNLKERFFTGFNSGFDKITNRYVGSLRFLIRYRWGSLAGLAVVIAATVWMVRTTPSGFIPSEDQGFIAVSLSMPAGTSLDRTSQAMEEAQAALKTLESQRTLMGLSGFNVITQSSSPSFGVAFILLKESKERGEVKDINAIMDQARQKLGAVKGANFFVFTFPTVPGFSNVDGLDMVLQDKTGGSLGKFSEVGNKFIGELMQRPEIAVAFTSFRADYPQFEMEVDDVKAEQLGVSVKDLMQTVQAYYGSAQVSDFNRFGKYYRVMVQADKGNRATPESLDAVFVKNKLGEMVPVNTLVKLVRVYGPENASRYNLFNSMGINAIQKPGYSSGDAIRAVEEVAAKSLPSGYSYEFSGMTREEITSGGQSAVIFGLSLIFIYFLLAAQYESYILPFAVILSIPTGIFGVFAAIGLTGISNNIYVQVALVMLIGLLAKNAILIVEFAVQRRKAGKSLLASSLEAAKLRLRPIIMTSLAFVVGLVPMMRATGPSAQGNHSISIGAAGGMISGVILGLFIIPVLFIVFQYLQEKVSRKEEEPVHADNGLELIK
- a CDS encoding efflux RND transporter periplasmic adaptor subunit — encoded protein: MKQTIIIHAIALAALVLLYGCKGETAAPQAAQAPSLPVYAVTQHDAFTWQEYPVTLEGRTDVEIRPQVDGYLEKIFVDEGAYVAAGQPIFKIQDSRYREALNNATGTLNASEAAVINAKLEVEKLSPLVEGKVISEYQLKSAKASLKIAEANNRQAQAAVASAKINLGYTLVTAPVSGYITRLPKKQGSLVSAADPLPLTTLSDIAEVHAYFSLSESDFMAFRDKYEGNTLADKIKKLPPLALVLSNNSEYEQKGKVDMVDGQFDKSTGAITLRASFPNAKGLLRSGNTGKVKIGLPFANAVLIPQAATAEIQDKIFVYTVDKDNKITKIPVNVLGKSGTDYLIKDGLKAGDRIVYKGFESLQDGAVIVPEKITPEVAVK